TTGGCCTTGGAGATGACGTCGAGCCCGATGGTCGGCTCGTCCAGGTACAGCACCTCGGGGTCGTGCAGCAGTGCCGCCGCGATGTCCCCCCGCATCCGCTGCCCCAGCGACAGTTGCCGTACCGGGACGTCCAACAGGTCGCCCAGTTCGAGGAGTTCGACACAGCGGTCGAGGTTCTCGCGATAACGGGCGTCCGGGATGCGGTACATGCGGTGCATCAGCTTGTACGAGTCGATCAGCGGGAGGTCCCACCACAAGGTGGTGCGCTGGCCGAAGACCACGCCGATGCGGTGGGCCAGGCGCGTGCGTTCACGGGACGGGTCGATCCCCGCCACCCGCAGCCGGCCACCGGACGGGGTCAGGATGCCCGTCAGCATCTTGATCGTCGTCGACTTCCCGGCACCGTTCGGGCCGATGTACCCGACCATCTCGCCGCGCGCCACGGTGAAGGAGATCGAGTCGACCGCCCGCACCTCGCGCCGCTCCCGTTTCAGGAAGCCGGTCTTCTTGCGCACGTCGAAGACCTTCTCGACCTGGTCGAGTTCAATGAAGGCGTCCATCACCACGTCCGTCGTCCCGTCCACCGCCACGTCCGTCGTCAACTCCCCGTACTCCGATACGAACCGAGCCCCGCCCGCCACGCCAGCCCGGCCAGCGCACAGCACCCCACCGCCACCAGCGGGGACACGAAGGCCACCCACCCCGGCAGCTCCAGCGGGTACGGCCGCCCCAACACATAGGACGCCGGCACCCAGTTGACGAAGGCCAGCGGCAGCATGAACGTCACCCCGCGCACGAAGTCCTTCCCGAACACGGCCGGCGGATACTGCAACAGGGTGGTACCGCCGTACGTGAACGCGTTCTGCACCTCGCTCGCGTCCTGCGCGTAGATCTGGAACGCCGCGCCCGCCACGAACACCGCACTGAAGATCACCGCGCCGCTCACCACCATCACCGGCACCAGCAGCACCTTCGCCACGCTCCAGTCGACGTCGACCGCCGTCAGCGCCCACACCAGCACCACCGCGCCCTGCGTGATCCGGCCCAGCCGGCGCAACGCGAAGTGGTCCGCGCCGATCTGCGCGAGCACCGGCGCGGGCCGCACCAGCAGGATGTCGAAGGAGCCGTCGCGGATCCGGGAGCCCAGCACGTCCATCGAACCGAGCACCAGGTCGGCGATGCCGAAGGAGGTGACCGACAGGCCGTAGAGGAAGGCGATCTCGGGCAGCGTCCAGCCGCCCAGCGAGTCGACCTGGGAGAACATCAGCAGGATCCCGACGAAGTCCAGGCCGGTCACCGCCAGGTTGCCGAACACCGTGACGACGAACGACGTCCGGTAGGTCATGGCGGAGCGGATCCACATGCCCGCGATCAGCCGGTAGGCCCGCAGCCCCTCACCCAGGCGCGCTACCTGCCCCAGGCGCGGTATCTCCCCCAGGCGCGGTGTCCCACCCCGGCCCGATGCCTCACCCGGGCGCGGTGTGTCATCCACACTCGATGTGTGGTCCAGGCGCGGTGTCTCATCCACCCTGCACCACCACCCGCCGCGTCGCCGCCGACTGCAGCAGCCGCCCCGCCGCCAGCAGCACCACCGCCCACACCGCCTGGAAGGCATACGCCCCCAGCGGATCGGTCCTCCCCATCAGCACGTCCGCCGGCATCTGCAACTGCGCCGCCCACGGCAGCACGCGCACGATGTCGCCGAACACACCCGGAAAAGCGTTCAGCGGAAGCACCATGCCCGAGCAGAAGATGCCCAGGATCATCACGGCCTGGGAGATGCCCTGGCCGTCCATCAGCCAGAACGCGCTCAACGCCGCCAGATACCGGATCCCGAAACTGACGAGCATCGCGAGGAACAGCGCCACCAGAAGGGCCGCCCAGGACATCACGTCCGTGGGCAGCGCCATCGGGAAGAACAGCGCGCCGAACGCGAACGGGATCACCCCCCGCCCGATCAGCTGGAACATCGACCGCCCCAAGTCGCTCGCCAGCCACCACAGTTGGAGGTCGGCCGGCCGGTACAGGTCGACCGCGATCTCCCCCGTGCGGATGCGGTCCATCAGATCCTTCTCCGCCCCGCCGCCCTGGATCGCGAGCGTCGAGTAGAGACACTGCCCGAGCCACACATAGGTGACCGCCTGCGCCTGGTCGTAGCCCCCGAGATGAGGCTTCTCGTCCCACAACGCCAAATACGTGTAGACGAGGATCACACCGAAGACGGTGTTGGTGAACACCCCTGCGAGTGTCGCCGCCCGATAGGTCGCGTACCGTCTGAATCCACCCGCCGCGACGGCCGCGTACAACCGCCCGGAACCCACATCCACAGCACTCCTCGGCCCGCCGACACCAAAGCGCCGGAGCCTACTGCGCAGGTGATGAGGCGGGCCACCCATTTTCTGGGCGAGACGCGCGCCATATCCGGGAACGGAACGCATGGTGCGAGAGTCTTCAACAGGGAGCAGAGAAGACGTACGAGGTCGTACGGGAACGTATGACGCGAAACAGGAGTCCGTGCACGACATGAGCGACCAGCCGCAGCAGCCGACCGAGGGCTGGGCACCCAGAGAACCGCAGGCGGCTGAAGAGCCCGGCCAGGAAAAGGCCGAGAAAGCCGAGAAGGCCAAGAAGCCCAAGCGGCCCAAGCGCACGGGCTGGCGACGGCTGATCCCGACCTGGCGCATGGTGCTGGGCGCCTTCGTCGTCGGACTGATCGTCGTGGCCGGACTGTTCTACGTCGGCTACTCCATGGTCAACATCCCACCGGCCAACGCACTCGCCATGAAGCAGTCCAACGTCTACCTCTACTCCGACGGCAGCCAGCTCGCCCGCGACGGCGAGATCAACCGCGAGAACGTCGGCCTCGCACAGATCTCCAAGGACGCACAGCACGCCATCCTGGCCGCCGAGGACCGCGACTTCTACTCCGAGTCCGCGATCGACCCCAAGGCCATGCTCCGCGCCGCCTGGAACACCGCCACCGGCAAGGGCAAGCAGTCCGGCTCCACGATCACCCAGCAGTACGTGAAGAACTACTACCTGGCCCAGGAACAGACCGTCACCCGCAAGGCCAAGGAGTTCTTCATCTCGATCAAGCTGGACCGCGAGAAGTCCAAGGACGAGATCCTCGAGGGCTACCTCAACACCAGCTACTTCGGCCGCAACGCCTACGGCATCCAGGCCGCCGCCCAGGCCTACTACGGCATCGACGCCGTCGACCTCGACCCGGCCCGCGCCGCCTACCTCGCCGCACTGGTCAACGCCCCCAGCGAGTACGACGTCGTCGCCCACCCCGAGAACAAGGCCGCCGCCGAGGCCCGCTGGAACTACGTCCTGGACGGCATGGTCAAGAAGGGCTGGCTCAGCGAGTCCGCACGCACCGGACTGAAGTTCCCGATGCCCAAGGAACAGACCATCTCCACCGGCCTGTCCGGACAGCGCGGCTACATCGTCCAGGCCATCAAGGACTACCTCACCACCAACAAGATCGTCACCTCGGAGCAGCTGGAAGCCGGCGGCTACCGCATCACCACCACCCTGGACAAGAACAAGCAGAACGCCTTCGTCAAGGCGGTCAACGACAAGGTGATGGACAAGCTCGACAAGAAGAACAACAAGGTCGACAACTACGTCCGCGCCGGCGGCGCCTCCGTCGACCCGAAGACCGGCAAGGTCGTCGCCATGTACGGCGGCGTCGACTACGTCAAGCAGTACACGAACGGCGCCACCCGCGGCGACTTCCAGGTCGGCTCCATCTTCAAGTCCATCGTCTTCGCCGCCGCCGTCCAGAACCACTCCGAGACCCAGGACGGCCGGCTCATCACCCCGAACACCTACTACGACGGCACCAACAAGCGCCCCGTCGTCGGGTGGAACGGCGGCACCTACGCCCCCGAGAACGAGGACGACGGCTCCTACGGCGAGATCACCGTACGCGCGGCCACCGACAAGTCCGTCAACTCGGTGTACGCACAGATGGCCGTCGACGTCGGCTCCGACAAGGTCAAGCAGACCGCCATCGACATGGGCATCCCCTCCGACACCCCCGACCTCACGGCCACACCCTCCATCGCCCTCGGCGTGAACACCGCGAGCGTCCTCGACATGGCCGAGGCCTACGCGACGCTCGCCAACCACGGCCGGCACGGCACGTACACGATGATCGACAAGATCACCAAGGACGGTTCGGAAGCCGTCGAGCTGCCCCAGCAGCGGACCACACAGGCCATCAGCCGCCAGGCCGCCGACACCACCACCTCCGTCCTGCAGAGCGTCGTCGACAACGGCACCGCCACCGCCGCCCAGGCCGCCGACCGCTCCGCCGCGGGCAAGACCGGCACCGCCGAGGAGGACACCGCCGCCTGGTTCGCCGGCTACACCCCCGAACTCGCCACCGTCGTCTCCGTCATGGGCCAGGACCCGGTGACCGCCGACCACAAGTCGCTGTACGGCGCGATGGGCCTGCAGCGCGTCAACGGCGGCGGCCCCCCGGCCGAGATCTGGGCGCAGTACACCAAGGCCGCCCTCAAGGGGAAGCCGGTCACCGACTTCGACCTCGAACTCCAGCCGGGCGCCGAGACCCAGGCGCCGAGCACCCAGGCCCCGGCCGACCCGACCACGGGCGACCAGGACAACGGCGGCACCACCGGAGACACCACCGGCGGGACGGCCCCCCCGGGCCAGACCCAGGGCCAGGACAACGGCGGCACGACCACCACCGGCGGCACCACAGGCGACACCACCGGCGGAACCACCGGAGACACGACCGGCGGCACCACCACCGACGGCGGCACGACGACCGGCGGCACCACCGGAGACACCACCACCGGCGGCACCACGGGCGACACCACCGGCGGAACCACCGGAGACACGACCGGCGGCACCACGAACGGCTCATCCGAAGGAACGACAACGGGCGGAGGCCCGGCGACCATCTCCAGATGGGACTGACCACCCCCGCGACACGACGAAAGGGGCCGGTGACCACAGTCACCGGCCCCTTTCGCCATCTGCCTACAAGTACAGCCCCGTCGAGTCCTCGGAGCCCTCGAACCGGTCGGCGGCCACCGCGTGCAGATCCCGTTCCCGCATCAACACGTACCCGATGCCCCGCACCTCGACCTCGGCACGGTCCTCCGGGTCGTACAGCACCCGGTCACCCGGCTCCACCGTCCGCACGTTCTGCCCCACCGCCACGACCGCGGCCCAGGCCAGCCGGCGCCCGACGGCCGCGGTGGCGGGAATGAGGATGCCTCCGCCCGACCGCCGCTCGCCCTCGCCGTTCTCCTGCCGCACCAGCACACGGTCGTGCAGCATCCGGATGGGCAGCTTGTCGTCGTGGGTGTCGATCCTCTTGGCGCTCACGCCACTGAACCTACCTGCCTTCGAAGCCCGCGTACGCCCCCGGGTCAGGCCCTTCGACGCCGGGCACCCAGAGCCAGCAGCCCCACGAGACCCACGGCGACGAGGGCCACCGGCACCACCCGCTCAAGACGAGGAGCACCCTCCTCGTCCACGAACTGGGCCTTCACCTCGGTGACAGCCCTGTTGACGGAGACGTACGCCCGCCCGAGCACGTGGTCGACGTTGGAGACGACCTTGGCCTTCGCGTCACCGACGATCGTCTTCGGGTGCACCCGCACCCCGATCTCGTCGAGCGTCTCAGCCAGAAGCTCGCGGCGGCGCTTGATGTCCGCCTCGATCTGCGCCGGGGTTCTGATGTCCGACGTGTCCGCCACGGTGGGGCCTCCGAAGTTGGCTGCGGCTGTGTCCTGGACAGTCTGTCAGCTCCGCCCGCGACCGCACTGTCAGGACCCCCGGTTACGCTGACCCAATGAGCGAGCGACTCCAGCCCGGGGCCGTGGCCCCCGCCTTCACCCTGCCCGACGCCGACGGCAACGACGTGTCCCTCTCGGACCACAAGGGCCGCAAGGTCATCGTCTACTTCTACCCGGCCGCCCTGACCCCCGGCTGCACGAAGCAGGCCTGCGACTTCACCGACAACCTGGAGGTGCTGGCCGGCGCGGGCTACGACGTCATCGGCATCTCCCCCGACAAGCCGGAGAAACTGGCCAAGTTCCGCGACAAGGAATCCCTGAAGATCACCCTCCTCGCCGACCCGGAGAAGTCGGTGACCGAGGCCTACGGCGCGTTCGGCGAGAAGAAGAACTACGGCAAGACCTACATGGGCGTCATCCGCTCCACCCTCATCGTCGACGAGGAGGGCAAGGTCGAACACGCCCTCTACAACGTCCGCGCGACGGGACACGTGGCGAAGCTCCTCAAGGACCTGGGGATCTGAGCTCCCGCGTTTCCCTCGTCGAAGCGGCTCGCACCGGATTACCCGGTGCGAGCCGCTTTACGTTTCGGGCGTGACTGTCCGATAAGCGGTTCGTTACTCCGTACGAGGTCGCGAACATGCGGCCGAGAACGGAGGGGGTTCGGTGGGGGCAAGCGCGTACACGCGGGAGCGGCTGGAGCCGGAGGTCGCCAAGGCTCGTAACTGGACTGATCTGATGCGGCGGCTCGACCTAAGCCCAAGCGGAGGCCAACGGCGGGTGTTGCAGGAGAAAATCACCCGTTACGGACTCGACACCAGCCATTTCGTCAAACGCAGCCCGTGGCGCAAGTACCCCGATGGCGCGATCGCCGAAGCTGCGGCCTCGTCCTCGTCGCTGCGGGAAGTAGCCGCGAAGCTGGGTGCCGCCCCCGCCACGGGAACGCTCTCCCACATCCGGCGCCGTATTGCCGCGGCGGGCATCGACATCAGCCATTTCCCCGGTATTGGTCGCCCGGAGGTGGATCTACCCTTCACCCGCCACGAACTCCAGACCGCCGCAGCAACAGCCACGAGTGTGCGTGGCGTGGCGCGCGCCCTGGGAGTTCCCGACGACAGTCGGTCCCGGACGACGCTGGCACGCATGCTGGCCGCCCAACACATCGACGTCAGCCACTTCTCCCATCGGCGAGCAGCAACTCCCGAGGGCGAACTACGGAACCTCGTGCAGAACTCGACGAGTTACGCCGACGTCATGCGCGGCCTCGGCCTGGAAGTCAACGACACCAACCATCGGCGTGTCCGGCGTGCCGCCTCGCGCCTCCATCTCGACACCAGTCACTTCAAGCGTCGATCCTGGGCACGACCCGAGCGCCCAGGACCCCCACCAACCGCGTCTCGGGTACTGACCGTCCTGCCAGATCAAGCAGGACGGACGAACAGAACCCGACTGCACCGGGCCTTGACCGAAGTGGGAGAGCCGTATGCGTGCACGGAATGCGGCAACAGCGGCGAGTGGCGAGGCCGCCCCCTTACCTTGCAGATCGACCACATCAATGGTGACTGGCGCGACAATCGTCGGGAGAACCTGCGATATCTGTGTCCCAACTGTCATTCGCTGACCGAGACGTGGTGCCGTCAGAAGGCAAGAGCCCCTCTCGCGAGGTGAGCGCTGGTCCCCGTAGACTTGGTGCCGCCGGTCGAGCCTGATGACCGTTTTAAGCGGCCGTGTCGTAACTGGCAGCCGAGCTGCGTTTAGATCGCAGTGGGCGAAAGCCCGTGTGGGTTCGAATCCCACCGGCCGCACGAAGGGCCGCCCGACTGGGCGGCCCTTCTCGTGTTGGTCAGCCCAACAACTCCCGAACCACCGGCACCAGCGCCCGAAACGCCTGCCCCCGGTGGCTGATCGCGTTCTTCTCGGCCGGCGACAGTTCGGCGCAGGTTCGTGTGTCGCCGTCCGGCTGGAGGATCGGGTCGTAGCCGAAGCCGTTCGTGCCGGTCGGGGTGTGGCGGAGGACGCCTCGGAGTTGGCCCTCGACCACTCGCTCCGTGCCGTCCGGAAGTGCCAGCGCCGCCGCGCAGGCGAAGTGGGCGCCGCGGTGTTCGTCGGCGATGTCCGACAACTGGGCCAGGAGCAGCGCCAGGTTGGCCTTGTCGTCTCCGTGGGTGCCTGCCCAGCGGGCCGAGAAGATGCCGGGGGCGCCGTTCAGGACGTCGACGCAGAGGCCTGAGTCGTCGGCGATGGCGGGCAACCCGGTTGCCTGGGCGAGGGCGTGGGCTTTGAGGAGGGCGTTTTCGGCGAAGGTGACGCCGGTTTCCTTGACGTCGGGGATCTCGGGGTACGCGTCCGCGCCGACGAGGTCGTGGGGCAGGCCTGCGTCGGCGAGGATGGCGTGGAGTTCGGTGATTTTTCCGGCGTTGCGGGTGGCGAGGATCAGGCGGGTCATGTCCACCAGTATCCAAGTCCGGTCAGGGGGTGCAGACCTTGGTCAGTTCGCCTGCCGCGTCGGTGATCGGGCTGAGGTCGGGGGTCGCGTCACCCTTCTCCACTGCCGAGCGGACGTTGGTGACCGCGTCGCCGAGGTTGTCGACCGCCTTGTTGACGTCGGCGTTGTCCGTCTTGTCGCCGATCTGGTCGAGGTTCTTGTCGATGGAGTTGAGGGACTCCTCCAGCTGGGTGGGGTCGTTGGAGGCGTTTTCCACGGCTTGCTGGA
This is a stretch of genomic DNA from Streptomyces sp. NBC_00285. It encodes these proteins:
- a CDS encoding ABC transporter ATP-binding protein, with protein sequence MDAFIELDQVEKVFDVRKKTGFLKRERREVRAVDSISFTVARGEMVGYIGPNGAGKSTTIKMLTGILTPSGGRLRVAGIDPSRERTRLAHRIGVVFGQRTTLWWDLPLIDSYKLMHRMYRIPDARYRENLDRCVELLELGDLLDVPVRQLSLGQRMRGDIAAALLHDPEVLYLDEPTIGLDVISKAKVRGFLRELNTERGTTVLLTTHDLQDIEQLCSRVMVIDHGRLMYDGPLSGLHEVGESERTLVVDLERELPPIEAAPARVVRVEGPRQWLAFPASESAAALVARVAAEYPLVDLSVREPDIEAVIAKMYAERAGA
- a CDS encoding ABC transporter permease, which gives rise to MWIRSAMTYRTSFVVTVFGNLAVTGLDFVGILLMFSQVDSLGGWTLPEIAFLYGLSVTSFGIADLVLGSMDVLGSRIRDGSFDILLVRPAPVLAQIGADHFALRRLGRITQGAVVLVWALTAVDVDWSVAKVLLVPVMVVSGAVIFSAVFVAGAAFQIYAQDASEVQNAFTYGGTTLLQYPPAVFGKDFVRGVTFMLPLAFVNWVPASYVLGRPYPLELPGWVAFVSPLVAVGCCALAGLAWRAGLGSYRSTGS
- a CDS encoding ABC transporter permease, encoding MGSGRLYAAVAAGGFRRYATYRAATLAGVFTNTVFGVILVYTYLALWDEKPHLGGYDQAQAVTYVWLGQCLYSTLAIQGGGAEKDLMDRIRTGEIAVDLYRPADLQLWWLASDLGRSMFQLIGRGVIPFAFGALFFPMALPTDVMSWAALLVALFLAMLVSFGIRYLAALSAFWLMDGQGISQAVMILGIFCSGMVLPLNAFPGVFGDIVRVLPWAAQLQMPADVLMGRTDPLGAYAFQAVWAVVLLAAGRLLQSAATRRVVVQGG
- a CDS encoding transglycosylase domain-containing protein, yielding MSDQPQQPTEGWAPREPQAAEEPGQEKAEKAEKAKKPKRPKRTGWRRLIPTWRMVLGAFVVGLIVVAGLFYVGYSMVNIPPANALAMKQSNVYLYSDGSQLARDGEINRENVGLAQISKDAQHAILAAEDRDFYSESAIDPKAMLRAAWNTATGKGKQSGSTITQQYVKNYYLAQEQTVTRKAKEFFISIKLDREKSKDEILEGYLNTSYFGRNAYGIQAAAQAYYGIDAVDLDPARAAYLAALVNAPSEYDVVAHPENKAAAEARWNYVLDGMVKKGWLSESARTGLKFPMPKEQTISTGLSGQRGYIVQAIKDYLTTNKIVTSEQLEAGGYRITTTLDKNKQNAFVKAVNDKVMDKLDKKNNKVDNYVRAGGASVDPKTGKVVAMYGGVDYVKQYTNGATRGDFQVGSIFKSIVFAAAVQNHSETQDGRLITPNTYYDGTNKRPVVGWNGGTYAPENEDDGSYGEITVRAATDKSVNSVYAQMAVDVGSDKVKQTAIDMGIPSDTPDLTATPSIALGVNTASVLDMAEAYATLANHGRHGTYTMIDKITKDGSEAVELPQQRTTQAISRQAADTTTSVLQSVVDNGTATAAQAADRSAAGKTGTAEEDTAAWFAGYTPELATVVSVMGQDPVTADHKSLYGAMGLQRVNGGGPPAEIWAQYTKAALKGKPVTDFDLELQPGAETQAPSTQAPADPTTGDQDNGGTTGDTTGGTAPPGQTQGQDNGGTTTTGGTTGDTTGGTTGDTTGGTTTDGGTTTGGTTGDTTTGGTTGDTTGGTTGDTTGGTTNGSSEGTTTGGGPATISRWD
- a CDS encoding GroES family chaperonin — encoded protein: MLHDRVLVRQENGEGERRSGGGILIPATAAVGRRLAWAAVVAVGQNVRTVEPGDRVLYDPEDRAEVEVRGIGYVLMRERDLHAVAADRFEGSEDSTGLYL
- a CDS encoding DUF3618 domain-containing protein; its protein translation is MADTSDIRTPAQIEADIKRRRELLAETLDEIGVRVHPKTIVGDAKAKVVSNVDHVLGRAYVSVNRAVTEVKAQFVDEEGAPRLERVVPVALVAVGLVGLLALGARRRRA
- the bcp gene encoding thioredoxin-dependent thiol peroxidase, which encodes MSERLQPGAVAPAFTLPDADGNDVSLSDHKGRKVIVYFYPAALTPGCTKQACDFTDNLEVLAGAGYDVIGISPDKPEKLAKFRDKESLKITLLADPEKSVTEAYGAFGEKKNYGKTYMGVIRSTLIVDEEGKVEHALYNVRATGHVAKLLKDLGI
- a CDS encoding HNH endonuclease — translated: MGASAYTRERLEPEVAKARNWTDLMRRLDLSPSGGQRRVLQEKITRYGLDTSHFVKRSPWRKYPDGAIAEAAASSSSLREVAAKLGAAPATGTLSHIRRRIAAAGIDISHFPGIGRPEVDLPFTRHELQTAAATATSVRGVARALGVPDDSRSRTTLARMLAAQHIDVSHFSHRRAATPEGELRNLVQNSTSYADVMRGLGLEVNDTNHRRVRRAASRLHLDTSHFKRRSWARPERPGPPPTASRVLTVLPDQAGRTNRTRLHRALTEVGEPYACTECGNSGEWRGRPLTLQIDHINGDWRDNRRENLRYLCPNCHSLTETWCRQKARAPLAR
- the rdgB gene encoding RdgB/HAM1 family non-canonical purine NTP pyrophosphatase encodes the protein MTRLILATRNAGKITELHAILADAGLPHDLVGADAYPEIPDVKETGVTFAENALLKAHALAQATGLPAIADDSGLCVDVLNGAPGIFSARWAGTHGDDKANLALLLAQLSDIADEHRGAHFACAAALALPDGTERVVEGQLRGVLRHTPTGTNGFGYDPILQPDGDTRTCAELSPAEKNAISHRGQAFRALVPVVRELLG